The following coding sequences lie in one Crassostrea angulata isolate pt1a10 chromosome 10, ASM2561291v2, whole genome shotgun sequence genomic window:
- the LOC128166057 gene encoding uncharacterized protein LOC128166057 produces the protein MEFLTPGICDGLQHLSEAVFVRMCQIVGTSQQVAIRRETVDIREVVVRLLTTNNGVIQMLSGSQREGFRLNGSDVDFMYWPNNHRVIMDVSQSEYYNTASTTLILSNSSESPPGFTLLQLLTLTTDRDIASACVSMNDRVYISSSKYRELTCSAKMPNSTVHGPCGSGSLAGTVEYDNAHCFICDFWPVSALSWIDRCHSWPDPEVVDDIVRNGCHVVAIGNPLGPHSDTEWRISFSNAEYKCVYAINHCQFLIYGLLKLFLKEVINQQLDETNKLLCSYHMKTTVYWAIQQNTLNHWCPQNLLISFWVFFKLLLKWVYEGICPNFFIPQNNMFLTKVHGSAQNRLFLQLHELYNKGLICLLQSSSVRSYIVDVFYNPRASIHIYEGIIKSEVDVDRELFTEVFHNGNTPPGNLHSCVKYLFTIQQLVASPLGSYQIFKLKRHTTTIFQNTAFILHNTYTNAGIKFNKQMYIANKTSSYILKLSAKFGCVSDMLYIVIYYYKTFRYREALSVLEITKVKLAEPYLMYDRHVDREKYIEAVGGQSWSKKMRQTVAMDIILDNRICYISELIPEQQSSLQNKWPSLDIPVFVMLHFLEFLCYRHIDATLSQAALDELQVLVHHDQGLYVRDLFRDISWEILGICQQITGNLQAALYSYEQSLTQYPVHSIQRATQRRIQGMVQLTPHLYVYLRMKWGDNKQFKIKSPKENCKTTLR, from the exons ATGGAGTTCTTAACCCCTGGAAT ATGTGATGGTTTGCAGCACCTGTCAGAGGCAGTGTTTGTGAGGATGTGTCAGATAGTTGGGACCTCACAACAGGTAGCAATCAGGAGGGAGACAGTGGATATCAGGGAGGTAGTGGTGAGACTGCTGACCACTAATAATGGGGTCATTCAGATGTTAAGTGGAAGTCAGAGAGAAGGATTTAGACTTAACGGATCAGATGTGGACTTTATGTACTGGCCAAACAACCACCGAGTGATCATGGACGTGTCTCAGTCTGAATATTACAACACAGCCAGTACAACCTTGATTCTCTCCAACAGTTCtgagagtccaccaggattcacttTACTTCAGTTACTGACACTGACAACAGACAGAGACATTGCATCAGCATGTGTCAGCATGAATGACAGAGTCTATATATCTAGTTCTAAATACAGAGAATTGACTTGTTCTGCAAAAATGCCCAATTCTACTGTACATGGACCCTGTGGTAGTGGTAGTTTAGCAGGAACAGTAGAATATGACAATGCCCACTGTTTTATTTGTGATTTTTGGCCTGTGTCTGCCTTGTCATGGATAGACAGGTGTCACTCATGGCCTGATCCTGAAGTTGTTGATGACATAGTCAGAAATGGATGTCATGTTGTAGCAATAGGAAACCCATTAGGACCTCATAGCGACACGGAatggagaatttctttttcCAATGCAGAGTACAAATGTGTGTATGCAATAAATCATTGTCAGTTTTTGATTTATGGTCTGTTaaagttgtttttaaaagaagttataAATCAGCAGTTAGACGAAACCAATAAACTGCTGTGTTCCTATCACATGAAGACAACGGTTTATTGGGCGATTCAACAAAATACACTAAATCACTGGTGTCCACAAAATCTTCTGATCAGTTTCTGGGTCTTCTTTAAACTCCTCCTTAAATGGGTGTATGAAGGGATTTGTCCGAATTTTTTCATCCCACAGAACAACATGTTTCTGACCAAGGTTCATGGCTCAGCACAAAACAGATTGTTTCTACAGTTACATGAATTGTACAATAAAGGTCTGATCTGTCTGCTACAGAGTTCCTCTGTCAGGTCCTACATCGTTGATGTCTTTTACAATCCTAGAGCCTCTATTCATATATATGAAGGTATAATCAAATCTGAAGTGGACGTTGATAGAGAACTTTTCACTGAGGTATTTCATAATGGTAACACACCCCCGGGAAATCTTCACAGCTGTGTGAAATACTTATTTACAATACAACAGTTGGTAGCATCACCACTGGGAAGCTATCaaatctttaaattaaaaagacataCAACAACTATTTTTCAGAACACTGCATTTATATTACACAATACATACACTAACGCTGGCATCAAGTTCAACAAACAGATGTATATTGCAAACAAAACTTCCTCTTATATTCTTAAACTATCAGCCAAGTTTGGATGTGTTTCTGACATGTTGTACATTGTCATTTATTATTACAAGACATTCAGATACAGGGAAGCTTTATCTGTTTTAGAGATAACAAAGGTCAAGTTAGCAGAGCCATATTTAATGTATGATAGGCATGTAGACAGAGAAAAGTATATTGAGGCTGTGGGGGGACAGTCCTGGTCTAAAAAGATGAGACAAACTGTAGCAATGGATATTATACTAGACAATAGAATCTGTTATATCAGCGAACTAATACCAGAACAACAGTCTTCTCTTCAGAACAAGTGGCCTTCATTAGATATCCCAGTGTTTGTAATGTTACACTTCCTTGAGTTCTTGTGTTACAGACACATTGATGCAACATTATCACAAGCAGCTCTAGATGAGCTACAGGTCCTAGTCCACCATGATCAGGGACTGTATGTACGTGATTTATTCAGAGACATCTCCTGGGAGatcctggggatctgtcaacagatcacaGGGAACCTCCAGGCTGCTCTATACTCTTACGAACAGTCACTCACACAGTATCCAGTGCACAGCATACAACGTGCTACACAGAGGAGGATACAAGGTATGGTTCAGTTAACCCCACACCTCTATGTATATTTAAGAATGAAATGGGGTGATAACAAAcagttcaaaatcaaaagtccaaaggagAATTGCAAAACAACACTTCGGTGA
- the LOC128166149 gene encoding ribitol-5-phosphate transferase FKTN-like encodes MRRWQILKCLGLVAIVFFIFQCFLWFHFPTKQDQNPATYDVKLLVKKVMAVWEDLEDALFVIEPEVLYKIVEQENYSDNEGRCAVFCHLTKRAIAFGVFGHKVAMPLVVSKFRQSGFAAVDAKEDNPDFRLKNPGSPPQRIVTHIFLQDMAQPELTLHVVVFYPRADFLWTSQIQMPTSDLSFGASAGAYDVFEWRSLTIDGVHISVPKSIRHFIHMAQESKFLECDQDRAQLFYTQHPRDDSEEAQRFTRKARQLLVKGKEVLDALGVRFWLSSGTCLGWFRQCDIITYSKDVDFGIWIKDHKPEIIDAMETAGLPLKHVFGKVSDSYELSFKAGEVKLDIFFFYEEGDTMWNGGTDAKTGEKLKYVFPKFDLCWTLLLDIRVRVPCPTQPYIQANYGKQWDVPVKSWDWKSSAFNVRPNGVWPKSEWKEVIQVYE; translated from the exons ATGAGACGATGGcaaattttaaagtgtttaGGACTTGTAGctattgtgttttttatttttcagtgctTTCTGTGGTTTCATTTTCCAACAAAACAA GACCAGAATCCAGCAACTTACGATGTGAAG CTACTTGTGAAGAAGGTGATGGCTGTATGGGAAGACCTTGAGGACGCCCTGTTTGTGATTGAGCCTGAGGTTCTGTACAAGATAGTGGAGCAGGAGAATTACTCGGACAATGAGGGACGGTGCGCCGTCTTCTGTCACTTGACTAAGAGAGCCATAGCCTTTGGAGTCTTCGGCCACAAAGTTGCCATG CCATTAGTGGTGTCAAAGTTCCGGCAGAGTGGGTTTGCTGCAGTAGATGCCAAGGAAGACAACCCTGACTTTCGCCTCAAAAATCCAGGTTCCCCTCCCCAGAGAATCGTGACCCACATTTTCCTCCAGGACATGGCACAGCCGGAACTCACACTACATGTGGTGGTCTTCTACCCACGGGCGGACTTCTTGTGGACCAGTCAGATACAGATGCCCACCTCCGACCTCAGCTTCGGGGCATCAGCGGGGGCATACGATGT TTTTGAATGGCGGAGCTTGACTATTGACGGAGTACACATCAGTGTTCCCAAGTCTATTCGACATTTCATTCATATGGCCCAGGAGTCTAAGTTCCTGGAGTGTGACCAGGACCGCGCCCAGCTCTTCTATACCCAACACCCCAGGGACGACTCAGAGGAGGCTCAGCGGTTCACGAGGAAGGCGCGGCAGCTGCTGGTCAAAGGGAAGGAGGTGTTGGACGCCCTGGGGGTCAGGTTCTGGCTCAGCAGTGGCACCTGTCTTG GTTGGTTTAGACAATGTGATATCATAACATATTCCAAAGACGTTGACTTTGGGATCTGGATTAAAGACCACAAGCCAGAAATTATTGATGCCATGGAAACAGCTGGTCTGCCCCTAAAGCATGTTTTTGGCAAA GTGTCAGACAGTTATGAGTTGTCATTCAAAGCAGGGGAAGTAAAACtagacattttctttttctacgAGGAGGGAGATACCATGTGGAATGGAGGAACTGATGCTAAAACAGGGGAAAAACTCAA GTACGTCTTTCCAAAGTTTGACCTGTGCTGGACGCTGCTTCTGGACATTCGTGTTCGAGTCCCCTGTCCCACACAACCCTACATCCAGGCAAACTACGGGAAACAGTGGGACGTTCCGGTCAAATCCTGGGACTGGAAGAGCAGTGCATTCAACGTCCGACCCAACGGGGTGTGGCCGAAATCAGAATGGAAGGAGGTCATTCAGGTGTACGAATAA